Part of the Nicotiana tabacum cultivar K326 chromosome 20, ASM71507v2, whole genome shotgun sequence genome, gctCTAGCCTCTGTGAATGGATTCTTCAAGAAAGCAACATTTCTTCTCCACGACCACATTCCTTTAAAATTCTCAGCCTCTGTATTTTAATTCTCTTGCTGCAACTCTATTGAAGAACTTGCTCAAATCCAAACACAATTAAAGTGTCAAATATATATGTACAGAACTACAAATGTCTAATTTTTGTGCTATAACTTCTTTATCTGTTGACTGACATGCTTTAATATGATTGATTtgaatttaacaatttatttaaATTAAGATAGATTAAATAGAAGTGTGAATATTTAATTTTGTAGGAACGATCCATAAGATTAAAATGGATAGATTTCTCACAAAGCCGAAAAATGGTGAACCAAGTTCTAGTGCTAGTTGGCCATCCATGAGTTCACAAATCGCTCAGGAAGTTCAAAGAGAGACAAATCCTTCTCTACTTTCAAATGTGGACAAAGTGCTTGATTTGAAATCTTTTGAACCGGATCCCAAAGAAAGAATGCCAATTTCGGATTACGGTCCTAATATTCGAGATGAAGTAAGGAGATATTATATAAACAAAAGGCCTTGTCAACCGATTGGTCATGCCTTTCCTAAAACTAAGATTGGGAGTAAAATGCGTCAATTTAGTCCCACTTGGTTTAAGGGACCATATTCTCAATGGTTGGAGTATAGCATAAAAGCAGATGCGGCATTTTGTTTGTATTGTTATTTATTCAAGAATGAACTTGAAAGTCGTGGAAATGCAGGGGATGCATTTACAAAAGATGGTTTTAGGGGTTGGAACAAGGGTGTGGAAAGATGCAAAGCATATATTGGTGAAGTAAATAGTATCCATCACAAATGATTCAATAGGATGCTAGATTTGAAAAATCAACGTCAATCGATTCAATCTTCTTTTGATAAGCAAAGTGAGAAAGTAAAAGGTGATTACCGGATGCGCTTAAATTCCTCAATTGATGTGGCGAAGTTTCTTTTAATTTCGGGATTTCCATTTCGTGGACACGATGAAAGTGAAGAATCTGAATATAAAGGTGGATTTCTTGAACTTTTGAAATGGCACGGGGATCGGCATCTGGATGTGGGAAGAGTAATATTACGCCATGCACCACAAAATGATGTGATGATTTGTCCAACAATTCAAAAAGAGATTGTGGAGGCTTGTGCTAAAGAAACAACTAAAGTTATCATTGAAGATTTGGATGGTGATTAATTTGCAATATTGGTTGATGAATCAAAGGATGTCTCACATAAGGAGCAAATGGCCTTAATTTTGCGATATGTCAACAAAAGTGGAATGGTAATAGAGCGATTCTTGGGTATTGTCCACGTGgatgatacttcttcctcatCATTACAAAAAGCAATTTATTCTTTGCTATTGGATCATTCATTAGGTAGATCCAAGATACGTGGACAGGGCTATGATGGAGCTAGTAATATGCAAGGAAAAATAAGTGATCTCAAGTCTTTAATTTTGCAAGGTACTCCCTCTGCATATTGTATTCACTGTTTTGCTCATCAATTGCAACTAGCACTTGTAGCTCTTTCTAAAAAGCATTCGGATGtggataatttattttatgttgttaCTAATGTTTTGAATACTATTGGATCTTCATTTAAGCGCATGGAGTCACTTCGACAACATCAAGCAGATAAGTTGGAAGAGTTGCTTAAATTTGGAGAAGCATACACGGGGCAAGGTTTGAATCAAGAACGTGGCCTCCAACGACCGGGTGATACTCGTTGGGGGTCTCATTTTAAAACTTTGGACAATTTGATGGTTTTATTTCCTTCAATTGTTAATGTGCTTAAAGATATGAAGCGTGACTGTCCATATCATCTTGATAGATTTGCAACGGGAAATCTTTTGAGCCAGATTCAAGAATTTGGATTTATGTTTATGTTTCACTTGATGTTTAAGGTGTTATTATTTACAAATGAATTGAACAAAGCTTTACAAAAGAAAGATCACGATATTGTTAATGCTATGGGAATGCTTGACCTTGCAAAGAAACGATTGCAAATGATGAGAGAAACTGAATGAAACTCCTTGTTGGATGAGGTGTGCTCATTTTGTAGTAAACATGTTattctaattctcaaaatggATGAAGACTATACTCTAGGAAAGTCGAAGCGTAAGAGGTCCGGAGTTTCATATTTACATCACTTTCGTGTGAAAGTGCTTTATACGGTTATTGATTTGGAATTTCAAGAGCTTAATGATCGTTTTGATGTTGTGACTACTGACTTATTACTTGGTATGGTTAGTTTGAATCCGGTTGATTCATTTGCTAATTTTGATAAGGACATGACAATGAAGTTGGCAGAGTATTATCCAAGTGAATTTAGTGACAACAAACTTCGAGAACTCGGTTTCCAACTTGATAGTTTCATCGTCTATGCTCAAAAGTGTGATAGTAGATTTCTTAACCTGAAGGGGATTAAGGATTTTGCTAGACTGATGATAGTGACAAAATTGGATCTTACTTGTCCACTTATTTATTTGCTTGTGAAGTTGACTTTGCTTATACCCGTAGCTACCACAAGCGTGGAAAGAGCATTCTCATCAATGCAAGCACATCAAAATTGATCTGCGTAATAGGATGGATGATGATTTTCTCAATGATTGTTTAGTTTGCTATATAGAGCGTAAGATATTTAAAACTATAAGTAATGATGCTATTATTGACCGTTTTCAAACTATGAAAACTCGTCGAGGACAATTGTAAAGTTAATGATATTTTTTGtgaatataatattaatatagtTTGCTCGTGAACTTGTTATCACCATAAATTTTATATAATCGAACCAAACATTTATCTTAAATATAATGGTGCATCCATGTTCTAAAAAAATCCCGGATACGCCTCTGATTATTCCTAATCTGTCTTTGTAGCTACTGACATGTATACTATATGCATAACATGGTGGCACCCACAACCTTCGAATCCTGCATCCGCCTCTGCCGGCGCTAGCCACAATTATGGAACTAGTGGTATTAGGCGTTACCCTGAAGAGGAAGATGACAAAATTGACATCAAATTTAGATTTCTTAACGGCAAAGAAGAGGTATTTGAGAGATGACATAAAAAAGTTAACAGTTATCAAACAGCAATATCGCCAACAACTTACTCAAAGGATCGAGAATCAGATGGCTTTGCTAAGTAACGGTGTGCAAGAAAGTTTATCATCAGCCATGCCTTCATATTGGTACAAA contains:
- the LOC142174651 gene encoding uncharacterized protein LOC142174651, which gives rise to MLDLKNQRQSIQSSFDKQSEKVKGDYRMRLNSSIDVAKFLLISGFPFRGHDESEESEYKGGFLELLKWHGDRHLDVGRVILRHAPQNDVMICPTIQKEIVEACAKETTKVIIEDLDGD
- the LOC142174652 gene encoding uncharacterized protein LOC142174652, translating into MALILRYVNKSGMVIERFLGIVHVDDTSSSSLQKAIYSLLLDHSLGRSKIRGQGYDGASNMQGKISDLKSLILQGTPSAYCIHCFAHQLQLALVALSKKHSDVDNLFYVVTNVLNTIGSSFKRMESLRQHQADKLEELLKFGEAYTGQGLNQERGLQRPGDTRWGSHFKTLDNLMVLFPSIVNVLKDMKRDCPYHLDRFATGNLLSQIQEFGFMFMFHLMFKVLLFTNELNKALQKKDHDIVNAMGMLDLAKKRLQMMRETE
- the LOC142174653 gene encoding uncharacterized protein LOC142174653, giving the protein MDEDYTLGKSKRKRSGVSYLHHFRVKVLYTVIDLEFQELNDRFDVVTTDLLLGMVSLNPVDSFANFDKDMTMKLAEYYPSEFSDNKLRELGFQLDSFIVYAQKCDSRFLNLKGIKDFARLMIVTKLDLTCPLIYLLVKLTLLIPVATTSVERAFSSMQAHQN